One bacterium DNA segment encodes these proteins:
- a CDS encoding FAD-dependent oxidoreductase gives MSRVVVVGAGVIGLWCALELRGRGADVVVLDKGRPGAGCSAGNAGWIVPSLSGPLPAPGLRGRLLRWAVMRAGPVYVAPRADPELLQWVWRFWGRCNATDYARGFEAIVRFHEESRSLYDVAAQQGLEFELHRTGLLFLFLGRSEQHHIRRDLARLAARGYEVAEELDARAVQALEPAVGRGVVGGILAKGDWHVRPESLTAALAERLRILGVPVRTDVDVQGFDVAGGRVMACRTCAGRVAFDQCVIAAGAWSGPLLRQVGYRLPVQAGKGYSVTVTPPPFRVHRPLYLAEAKVACSPFRGAIRMAGTMEFSGLNVRLDRRRVAAMDRAVARFLPGWRSRDAGQEWVGMRAVTPDGLPVIGQVPGFDNLYVATGHAMLGVSLAPATARGVGRLLAGERPALLAPFDPARFAGRTAGARGPGSQASRGELAGP, from the coding sequence GTGAGTCGCGTTGTCGTAGTCGGGGCGGGGGTCATTGGGCTCTGGTGCGCCCTTGAGCTTCGCGGCCGTGGCGCCGACGTCGTCGTGCTGGACAAGGGACGGCCGGGCGCCGGCTGTTCCGCCGGCAACGCCGGGTGGATCGTCCCGTCGCTGTCGGGACCTTTGCCCGCCCCGGGGCTTCGGGGCCGCTTGCTGCGCTGGGCCGTGATGCGGGCCGGTCCGGTCTACGTCGCGCCGCGGGCGGATCCGGAACTGCTGCAGTGGGTGTGGAGGTTTTGGGGCCGATGCAACGCGACCGACTACGCCCGCGGATTCGAGGCGATCGTGCGGTTCCACGAAGAGTCGCGGTCCCTGTACGACGTTGCGGCACAACAAGGACTCGAGTTCGAGCTGCATCGCACCGGCCTGCTCTTCTTGTTCCTCGGCCGGTCGGAACAACACCACATCCGACGGGACCTTGCGCGCCTCGCTGCGCGCGGATACGAAGTTGCCGAGGAGCTGGACGCGCGGGCGGTGCAGGCGCTGGAGCCAGCCGTCGGGCGGGGGGTGGTGGGCGGAATTCTTGCCAAAGGCGATTGGCACGTCCGCCCGGAGAGCCTCACCGCGGCGCTGGCCGAACGCCTGCGGATCCTTGGGGTCCCCGTCAGGACCGACGTCGATGTCCAGGGTTTTGACGTGGCCGGCGGTCGGGTGATGGCCTGTCGGACGTGCGCAGGGCGCGTCGCGTTCGACCAGTGCGTGATCGCCGCGGGTGCGTGGTCGGGTCCGCTGCTCCGGCAGGTCGGATATCGCCTGCCTGTCCAAGCGGGCAAAGGCTATAGCGTGACGGTGACGCCGCCACCATTTCGCGTGCATCGGCCGCTCTACCTCGCCGAAGCCAAGGTCGCCTGCTCGCCGTTTCGCGGGGCCATCCGCATGGCGGGGACCATGGAGTTCTCGGGTTTGAACGTTCGGCTGGACCGCCGTCGCGTCGCGGCGATGGACCGTGCCGTGGCGCGCTTTCTCCCCGGTTGGCGGTCGCGAGACGCGGGGCAGGAGTGGGTCGGCATGCGCGCCGTGACGCCGGACGGGCTTCCCGTGATCGGGCAGGTTCCTGGTTTTGACAATCTCTACGTCGCGACCGGACATGCCATGCTTGGGGTCAGTTTGGCACCGGCCACCGCCCGCGGCGTCGGGCGCCTGCTTGCGGGCGAACGGCCGGCTCTGCTCGCGCCGTTCGACCCGGCGCGGTTTGCGGGGCGAACCGCCGGCGCCCGGGGTCCGGGATCACAGGCGTCCCGCGGGGAACTCGCCGGTCCCTAG
- a CDS encoding dipeptidase, translating into MGTTDAGRVHGEAIVIDGTCPLANREEFLDEWIRGGATAIAPSLEASTGVDGAMRSIARWLTRIAAHPDKLLHVTRAADVNAAKAQGRLGIIFHFQGTEPLADDLDLLTAYARLGVRVVQLTYNRKNRVGDGCEERTDAGLSRFGVRVIQEMNRLGLIVDLAHTGYRTTMEAMETSSAPPIFSHANCRAVCDSPRNLRDDQIRAVAARGGMIGMVGFPAFVASVPRPTLDHFIAHIEHIAALVGTEAIGLGLDYYEGMAGVIPASEAAAQYQRLLATGVWTSEAYPPPPWYYPEGLERPSGFPRLTDGLLRRGFSIEDVHKILGGNFLRVFRQVCG; encoded by the coding sequence CCGATGCTGGGCGCGTGCACGGCGAAGCGATCGTCATCGACGGCACGTGTCCCCTTGCGAATCGCGAGGAGTTCCTCGACGAATGGATCCGGGGAGGGGCGACGGCGATCGCTCCCTCGCTCGAGGCATCGACCGGAGTCGACGGCGCGATGCGCAGTATTGCGCGCTGGCTCACGCGGATCGCTGCCCACCCCGACAAGCTCTTGCACGTAACCCGTGCCGCCGACGTGAACGCCGCGAAGGCGCAGGGCCGGCTCGGCATCATTTTCCACTTCCAAGGCACCGAGCCGCTGGCGGACGATCTCGACCTGCTCACCGCCTACGCGCGGCTCGGGGTGCGGGTGGTGCAGCTGACGTACAATCGCAAGAATCGCGTTGGAGACGGATGCGAGGAGCGGACCGACGCGGGGCTCTCGCGGTTCGGCGTGCGCGTGATTCAGGAGATGAATCGCCTGGGACTCATCGTCGATCTCGCCCATACAGGCTACCGCACGACGATGGAAGCGATGGAGACGTCGAGTGCACCGCCGATCTTCAGTCACGCCAACTGCCGGGCGGTCTGTGATTCGCCCCGCAATCTGCGGGACGATCAAATTCGCGCGGTTGCCGCGCGCGGCGGGATGATCGGCATGGTCGGGTTCCCCGCGTTTGTGGCGTCGGTGCCGAGACCAACGCTTGACCACTTCATCGCCCACATCGAGCACATCGCCGCACTGGTGGGAACCGAGGCGATCGGGTTGGGCCTGGACTACTACGAAGGGATGGCGGGTGTGATCCCCGCGTCCGAGGCGGCCGCGCAGTACCAGCGGTTGTTAGCGACCGGCGTGTGGACCTCCGAGGCGTACCCGCCGCCGCCCTGGTACTACCCAGAAGGGCTCGAACGCCCCTCGGGTTTTCCCCGCCTGACGGATGGACTGCTCCGTCGCGGATTCAGCATCGAGGACGTCCACAAGATCTTGGGCGGAAACTTCCTTCGGGTGTTCCGCCAGGTTTGCGGGTGA